The following are encoded together in the Coffea arabica cultivar ET-39 chromosome 1c, Coffea Arabica ET-39 HiFi, whole genome shotgun sequence genome:
- the LOC113714116 gene encoding uncharacterized protein, with protein sequence MGRGRGKGKKLTVTNNDDESGEEEKIPAQKRRGRPQKLLKDEMDEEGSEKIELENSDDTKTGSSNKESKSSSVDNVKKRRRNSLPKEKIDSGKEENGNGTLSASGEPVKYNGFRSNGNRRKSKPRRAAEAVVECQ encoded by the coding sequence ATGGGTAGAGGTCGAGGAAAGGGAAAGAAGCTAACAGTGACTAACAATGATGATGAAAGTGGGGAGGAAGAAAAAATTCCTGCTCAGAAGAGAAGGGGAAGACCACAGAAACTCCTTAAAGATGAGATGGATGAAGAAGGTTCTGAGAAAATAGAGTTGGAAAACAGTGACGACACAAAAACTGGATCATCTAACAAAGAGAGTAAAAGTTCTTCTGTAGACAATGTAAAAAAGAGGAGACGAAATTCTCTACCAAAGGAGAAGATTGATTCAGGGAAGGAGGAAAATGGCAACGGAACCTTGTCTGCTTCTGGTGAACCAGTCAAGTATAATGGTTTTCGGAGTAATGGGAACAGAAGGAAAAGCAAGCCTCGTCGAGCCGCTGAAGCAGTTGTTGAGTGTCAATAA